From a single Micromonospora sp. WMMD1102 genomic region:
- the rsmH gene encoding 16S rRNA (cytosine(1402)-N(4))-methyltransferase RsmH has protein sequence MGELRGTHVPVLLERCLELLAPALDRTDGRPTVHLDATLGLAGHAGAVLAAHPRTILIGLDRDTEALAHARARLDRYADRVHLVHAVYDELPEVLARLGHDRLDGVLFDLGVSSLQLDAPDRGFAYAQDAPLDMRMDQSTGATAEEVVNSYSHGELARVLRVYGEERFAGRIASAIVRERERHRLVSTARLAELVRESIPAPARRTGGHPAKRTFQALRIEVNRELAALETALPAALDALSEGGRTVVLSYHSLEDRITKQVFAGRARSTGPVDLPVELPGTGPTLRLLSRGAELPGEAEVQVNPRAASVRLRAAERIERDGGRSTTATRRADRERPGRVTGGTGPAGAGAPAGSDGVRREMSRPATDGGGTTVQGEGR, from the coding sequence ATGGGGGAGCTTCGCGGTACGCACGTGCCGGTGCTGCTTGAGCGATGTCTCGAGCTGCTCGCCCCCGCCCTGGACCGGACCGACGGCCGGCCGACCGTCCACCTCGACGCCACCCTCGGGCTGGCCGGGCACGCCGGGGCGGTGCTCGCCGCACATCCGCGCACCATCCTGATCGGACTGGACCGGGACACCGAGGCACTGGCACACGCCCGCGCCCGGCTCGACCGGTACGCCGACCGGGTCCACCTGGTGCACGCGGTCTACGACGAGCTGCCCGAGGTGCTGGCGCGGCTCGGCCACGACCGGCTGGACGGCGTGCTGTTCGACCTGGGTGTCTCCTCGCTGCAACTCGACGCGCCCGACCGCGGGTTCGCCTACGCGCAGGACGCGCCGCTGGACATGCGGATGGACCAGTCGACAGGTGCGACCGCCGAGGAGGTGGTCAACAGCTACTCGCACGGGGAGTTGGCCCGGGTGCTCCGGGTCTACGGCGAGGAGCGGTTCGCCGGCCGGATCGCCTCGGCGATCGTGCGGGAGCGGGAACGCCACCGGCTCGTCTCAACGGCCCGGCTGGCGGAACTGGTCAGGGAGTCCATTCCGGCGCCGGCCCGACGAACTGGCGGACATCCGGCCAAGAGGACGTTTCAGGCTTTACGGATCGAGGTAAACCGGGAACTGGCCGCGCTGGAAACGGCGCTGCCGGCCGCCCTGGACGCACTGTCCGAGGGCGGTCGCACGGTGGTGCTGTCCTACCACTCGCTGGAGGACCGGATCACCAAGCAGGTGTTCGCCGGCCGCGCCCGGAGCACCGGGCCGGTCGACCTCCCGGTCGAACTGCCCGGCACCGGGCCGACGCTGCGGCTGCTCAGCCGGGGAGCTGAGCTGCCGGGCGAGGCGGAGGTCCAGGTCAACCCGAGGGCCGCCTCGGTGCGGCTGCGGGCGGCCGAGCGGATCGAACGGGACGGCGGTAGGAGCACGACGGCGACGAGGCGGGCCGACCGCGAGCGGCCCGGCCGAGTCACCGGGGGAACAGGTCCGGCCGGTGCGGGGGCACCGGCCGGGTCCGACGGAGTGCGACGGGAGATGTCGCGGCCGGCAACCGACGGCGGCGGCACGACAGTACAGGGGGAGGGAAGATGA
- the mraZ gene encoding division/cell wall cluster transcriptional repressor MraZ, translating to MFLGTHTPRLDDKGRLILPAKFRDELAGGVVITKGQERCLYVFPMPEFQRIAGQLREQPMTHKAARAYSRVFFASAHDEIPDKQGRVTIPIHLREYAALDRELVVIGASTRVEIWDKRAWETYLSESEGDFADIEEGVLPGGL from the coding sequence GTGTTTCTCGGCACGCACACCCCGCGCCTGGACGACAAGGGCCGGCTGATCCTTCCGGCCAAGTTCCGGGACGAGCTGGCGGGAGGTGTCGTGATCACCAAAGGGCAGGAGCGCTGCCTCTACGTCTTCCCGATGCCCGAGTTCCAGCGGATCGCCGGGCAGTTGCGCGAGCAGCCGATGACACACAAGGCGGCCCGGGCCTACAGCCGGGTCTTCTTCGCCAGCGCGCACGACGAGATCCCGGACAAGCAGGGCCGGGTGACCATCCCGATCCACCTGCGGGAGTACGCCGCACTGGACCGGGAGCTGGTGGTGATCGGGGCCAGCACCCGGGTGGAGATCTGGGACAAGCGAGCCTGGGAGACCTACCTCTCGGAGAGCGAAGGGGACTTCGCCGACATCGAGGAGGGGGTGCTGCCGGGCGGACTGTAG
- a CDS encoding ATP-binding protein yields MSPSVATVLRALADLAPAAPERVYDVTRPGQPLIWLPDPNFCRRSREVERLVAADLLHRDDRTLRRGWGLVAGVAETAAGPRKVRFPLLGEPVRLEPTLRGYRVVPAGDFEITPLVEDRDLAAQLEVALELGGLPWLAGAGAETWMRTAAEATGLRVGEVDRGRRTGRASFPSRPPVLYVSAVLFGVRDVAGLALGDRLRAWAARPGLESTALAPVYGTAAPAEPAVDSGPVDSPLPLNEAQTEVVRRVRHQPVTVVSGPPGNGKSHAVVAAALDVVDRGGSVLVVTQSTHAADVLGELLERYPGPRPVLFGDAERRAALAAALEPAAEPEVTAATLAADRAALAGATAEVARLTDQLTGLLDLELLAGEVPRWAAVVGGLRLDVPGAFAPGADLAAAGRAVERARASAGRWWRRWLPGPPGRRLRRRLGAARTVPLDRLGEAVAAARSEVAAARLAALGGADPGPLWPLLAQARARLSTVLGTAMRHRGRGPDRWDDAARRTAVALGGALRAGRNRRRELLAELPGPALVRALPLWIGTVTDVEELLPPVAGLFDLVILDEASHTDQIRAAPALARARRALVVGDPRQLRFVSFVADVDVAATLSRYGLDNRVDVRRVSTFDLAAGAAPVSWLDEHYRCAPHLIEFSAHRFYAGRIAVATRHPGNETADVIDVRTVPAAVTEAGVNRAEVAAAVAEVRRLAEAGRVGIGVITPFRAQADALESALVAEFPVAEIERLGLRVGTVHSFQGSEAETVLVSLAVTDPVPAGRLRFLTDPNLFNVMVTRARRRMVVLTSLSAPNGLLGDYLRYAALPPDPRGEPVTVPAAPGRNGRPDVGVARGGATDAVVGRGGAAAALVGDPLPVDWAGELAAELVRVGLPVRRRYPVGRWTVDLCVGTGASAVGLNCVAHPDGAAAHIARHRALVAAGWVVVDAFASRWGGDPVRAALEVAARWPELT; encoded by the coding sequence ATGAGCCCCTCCGTCGCGACCGTGCTGCGGGCCCTGGCCGACCTCGCACCGGCCGCCCCCGAGCGGGTGTACGACGTGACCCGTCCCGGCCAGCCGCTGATCTGGCTGCCCGACCCGAACTTCTGCCGCCGCTCCCGCGAGGTGGAGCGGCTGGTCGCGGCCGACCTGCTGCACCGGGACGACCGCACGCTGCGCCGGGGCTGGGGGCTGGTCGCCGGGGTGGCCGAGACCGCCGCCGGGCCCCGGAAGGTGCGCTTTCCGCTGCTCGGCGAGCCGGTCCGGCTGGAGCCCACGCTGCGTGGCTACCGGGTCGTCCCGGCCGGCGACTTCGAGATCACCCCGCTGGTCGAGGACCGTGACCTGGCCGCCCAACTGGAGGTGGCGCTGGAACTGGGCGGGCTGCCGTGGCTGGCCGGCGCCGGCGCAGAGACCTGGATGCGTACCGCCGCCGAGGCGACCGGTCTGCGGGTGGGCGAGGTCGACCGGGGCCGGCGTACCGGCCGGGCGAGCTTCCCGAGCCGCCCGCCGGTGCTCTACGTCTCGGCGGTGCTGTTCGGCGTGCGGGACGTCGCCGGGCTCGCCCTCGGTGACCGGCTGCGCGCCTGGGCCGCCCGCCCCGGGCTGGAGTCCACCGCCCTGGCCCCGGTGTACGGCACCGCCGCCCCCGCCGAGCCGGCCGTCGACAGCGGACCGGTCGACTCGCCGCTGCCGCTCAACGAGGCCCAGACCGAGGTGGTACGCCGGGTCCGGCACCAGCCGGTGACAGTGGTCTCCGGTCCGCCCGGCAACGGCAAGAGCCATGCCGTGGTCGCCGCCGCGCTGGACGTGGTCGACCGGGGCGGGAGCGTACTCGTCGTCACGCAGTCCACGCACGCCGCCGACGTACTCGGGGAACTGCTGGAGCGCTATCCCGGCCCCCGACCGGTGCTGTTCGGCGACGCCGAGCGCCGGGCCGCGCTCGCCGCCGCCCTGGAACCGGCCGCCGAGCCGGAGGTGACGGCGGCGACCCTGGCGGCGGACCGGGCCGCCCTGGCCGGGGCGACCGCCGAGGTGGCGCGGCTGACCGACCAGCTCACCGGGCTGCTCGACCTCGAACTGCTGGCCGGCGAGGTGCCGCGCTGGGCGGCGGTGGTCGGCGGGCTGCGTCTGGACGTACCCGGCGCCTTCGCGCCCGGTGCCGACCTGGCGGCGGCGGGCCGGGCGGTCGAGCGGGCGCGGGCCTCGGCCGGTCGGTGGTGGCGGCGCTGGCTGCCGGGGCCACCGGGTCGCCGGCTGCGTCGCCGGCTCGGCGCGGCTCGGACGGTGCCGCTGGACCGGCTCGGCGAGGCGGTCGCGGCGGCCCGGTCGGAGGTCGCGGCGGCTCGGCTGGCGGCCCTCGGCGGCGCCGACCCGGGTCCGCTGTGGCCGCTGCTGGCGCAGGCGCGGGCACGCCTTTCGACGGTGCTCGGTACGGCGATGCGGCACCGCGGCCGGGGCCCGGACCGCTGGGACGACGCCGCCCGGCGTACCGCTGTGGCGCTGGGTGGCGCGCTGCGGGCCGGGCGCAACCGGCGGCGGGAACTCCTCGCCGAGCTGCCCGGGCCCGCGCTGGTCCGGGCCCTGCCACTGTGGATCGGCACGGTCACCGACGTCGAGGAGTTGCTGCCGCCGGTCGCCGGGCTCTTCGACCTGGTGATCCTGGACGAGGCGTCGCACACCGACCAGATCCGGGCGGCGCCGGCCCTGGCCCGGGCCCGCCGGGCGCTTGTGGTGGGCGATCCCCGGCAACTGCGGTTCGTCTCGTTCGTCGCCGACGTCGACGTGGCGGCGACGCTGTCCCGGTACGGCCTGGACAACCGGGTCGACGTGCGCCGGGTGAGCACCTTCGACCTGGCCGCCGGGGCGGCCCCGGTCAGCTGGCTGGACGAGCACTACCGCTGCGCCCCGCACCTGATCGAGTTCTCCGCGCACCGCTTCTACGCCGGCCGGATCGCGGTGGCCACCCGGCATCCCGGCAACGAGACGGCGGACGTGATCGACGTGCGTACGGTGCCGGCCGCGGTGACCGAGGCCGGGGTGAACCGGGCCGAGGTGGCGGCGGCGGTGGCCGAGGTGCGCCGGCTGGCCGAGGCGGGCCGGGTCGGCATCGGCGTGATCACCCCGTTCCGGGCCCAGGCCGACGCGCTGGAGTCGGCGCTGGTGGCCGAGTTCCCGGTGGCCGAGATCGAGCGGCTCGGGTTGCGGGTCGGCACCGTCCACTCGTTCCAGGGCAGCGAGGCGGAGACGGTACTGGTGTCGCTGGCGGTGACCGACCCGGTGCCGGCCGGCCGGCTGCGTTTCCTGACCGACCCGAACCTGTTCAACGTGATGGTCACCCGGGCACGGCGCCGGATGGTGGTGCTGACCTCGCTGTCCGCCCCGAACGGCCTGCTCGGCGACTACCTGCGGTACGCCGCGCTGCCCCCGGACCCGCGCGGCGAGCCGGTCACCGTTCCGGCCGCACCGGGCCGGAACGGGCGACCGGACGTCGGGGTGGCGCGGGGCGGGGCGACGGATGCCGTGGTGGGCCGGGGTGGTGCCGCGGCGGCGCTGGTCGGTGACCCGCTGCCGGTGGACTGGGCCGGTGAGTTGGCCGCGGAGCTGGTCCGGGTCGGGTTGCCGGTCCGGCGCCGCTATCCGGTCGGCCGCTGGACGGTGGATCTCTGCGTCGGCACCGGCGCCTCGGCGGTCGGGCTGAACTGTGTCGCCCATCCCGACGGCGCGGCGGCACACATCGCCCGGCACCGCGCGCTGGTCGCGGCCGGCTGGGTGGTGGTGGACGCGTTCGCCAGCCGGTGGGGCGGTGATCCGGTCCGGGCGGCCCTGGAGGTCGCCGCCCGGTGGCCGGAGCTGACCTGA
- a CDS encoding MurT ligase domain-containing protein, with amino-acid sequence MPLRAKVASSVSRTAAALSRAAGRGDGSVIGGWIGLKIDPDLLAHLASGRAIALVSGTNGKTTTTRLTAAAVGVLGQVATNSFGANMPTGHTSALAKAGATPYAVLEVDEHYLAQVLEATEPRVVALLNLSRDQLDRAKEVAMMAQLWRAALVRHPSVRVVANADDPMVVWAATPPATRSPQVTPAPVTWFSAGQRWHDDSWVCPECGSPIERMSDQWWCTGCWLRRPEPQWVVEDDGVLDPAGDWHKVVLQLPGRVNLGNAATALAVAAEFGVRPTDAVSRLGGVASVAGRYAQVVRDGRTIRLLLAKNPASWLEAFDMADEAPTLLSINARDPDGLDTSWLFDVDFAPLRGRQVLITGDRAYDLAVRLDVNGVPFQHVRTFTEAITSVPPGRLEVIANYTAFQDIRAELDRVN; translated from the coding sequence ATGCCTCTCCGGGCAAAAGTGGCCAGTTCGGTATCGCGCACCGCCGCGGCCCTCTCCCGGGCCGCCGGCCGGGGTGACGGCTCGGTGATCGGCGGGTGGATCGGTCTCAAAATCGATCCGGACCTCCTGGCCCACCTGGCGTCCGGCCGGGCCATCGCGCTGGTGTCGGGGACCAACGGCAAGACCACCACCACCCGGCTGACGGCGGCGGCGGTCGGCGTACTCGGCCAGGTGGCGACCAACTCGTTCGGCGCGAACATGCCGACCGGGCACACCTCGGCGCTGGCCAAGGCCGGCGCGACGCCGTACGCGGTGCTGGAGGTGGACGAGCACTACCTGGCGCAGGTGCTGGAGGCGACCGAGCCCCGGGTGGTGGCGCTGCTCAACCTCTCCCGGGACCAGCTCGACCGGGCCAAGGAGGTGGCGATGATGGCCCAGCTCTGGCGGGCCGCCCTGGTCCGGCACCCGTCGGTACGGGTGGTCGCCAACGCCGACGACCCGATGGTGGTCTGGGCGGCGACCCCACCGGCGACCCGCAGCCCGCAGGTGACCCCGGCGCCGGTCACCTGGTTCAGCGCCGGCCAGCGCTGGCACGACGACTCCTGGGTCTGCCCCGAGTGCGGCTCCCCGATCGAGCGGATGTCCGACCAGTGGTGGTGCACCGGCTGCTGGCTGCGCCGGCCGGAGCCGCAGTGGGTGGTCGAGGACGACGGCGTGCTCGACCCCGCCGGCGACTGGCACAAGGTGGTGCTGCAACTGCCCGGCCGGGTCAACCTCGGCAACGCGGCGACCGCGCTGGCGGTGGCCGCCGAGTTCGGCGTACGCCCGACCGACGCGGTGTCCCGGCTCGGCGGGGTCGCCTCGGTCGCCGGCCGGTACGCCCAGGTGGTCCGGGACGGCCGGACGATCCGGCTGCTGCTGGCGAAGAACCCGGCGAGCTGGCTGGAGGCGTTCGACATGGCGGACGAGGCGCCGACCCTGCTGTCGATAAACGCCCGGGACCCCGACGGGCTGGACACCTCCTGGCTGTTCGACGTCGACTTCGCCCCGCTGCGTGGCCGGCAGGTGCTGATCACCGGCGACCGGGCGTACGACCTGGCGGTGCGGCTGGACGTCAACGGCGTACCGTTCCAGCACGTCAGGACCTTCACCGAAGCGATCACGAGCGTCCCGCCGGGCCGGCTCGAGGTCATCGCCAACTACACGGCGTTCCAGGACATCCGAGCGGAGTTGGACCGTGTCAACTGA
- a CDS encoding glutamine amidotransferase, which translates to MSTDPAYRTPGQPGGESNLRIVWIYPDLLSTYGDRGNMLILARRAELRGLPVECLEIRSDQRLPVAADIYLLGGGEDGPQALGAQRLIADGGLRRAADQGSVVFAVCAGYQLLGGSFFAKGAKCAGLDLLDLHSDRGPSRAVGELAGAIDPRLGVPPLSGFENHGGRTHLGAGVSPLARVSTGVGNDGSTEGAWRGKLLGTYSHGPALARNPALADLLLRWAIGTPQLPPLDDTWSDRLRAERSAALAAVRQ; encoded by the coding sequence GTGTCAACTGATCCCGCCTACCGCACGCCCGGCCAGCCCGGCGGAGAGAGCAACCTGCGGATCGTCTGGATCTATCCGGACCTGCTCTCCACCTACGGGGACCGGGGCAACATGCTGATCCTGGCCCGCCGGGCGGAGCTGCGCGGCCTGCCGGTGGAGTGCCTCGAGATCCGCTCCGACCAGCGGCTGCCGGTCGCGGCCGACATCTACCTGCTCGGCGGCGGCGAGGACGGCCCGCAGGCGTTGGGCGCGCAGCGGCTGATCGCCGACGGCGGGCTGCGCCGGGCCGCCGACCAGGGTTCGGTGGTCTTCGCGGTCTGCGCCGGCTACCAGTTGCTGGGCGGCTCGTTCTTCGCCAAGGGCGCCAAGTGCGCCGGCCTGGACCTGCTGGACCTGCACTCCGACCGGGGGCCGTCCCGGGCGGTCGGCGAGCTGGCCGGCGCCATCGACCCGCGGCTCGGGGTGCCGCCGCTGAGCGGCTTCGAGAACCACGGCGGGCGTACCCACCTCGGTGCCGGGGTCTCCCCGCTGGCCCGGGTCAGCACCGGGGTCGGCAACGACGGGAGTACCGAGGGGGCGTGGCGGGGCAAGCTGCTCGGCACGTACTCGCACGGTCCGGCGCTGGCCCGCAACCCGGCCCTGGCGGACCTGCTGCTGCGCTGGGCGATCGGCACGCCGCAGCTTCCGCCGCTGGACGACACCTGGTCGGACCGGCTGCGCGCCGAGCGCAGCGCGGCCCTGGCCGCCGTCCGGCAGTGA
- a CDS encoding VTT domain-containing protein → MTGGVRHLLRQRSVARFSLLLLVLGLFGLVLLLAPRPEVVELPRLADRLGPLAPVAAIGGGALLLVALVPRTAITVVWGAIFGPLLGAGYTLAAALLAALAGFAVGRLLGREFVAERVRGRLARLDGWFARQSVLGVISVRLVPLGGFGLISYGYGTTGARLAPFLLGSVLAAVPSAFGYAAVGAAAVSPDEVNWLAVSPGALGLVATAVLAGRWWRAERAGRATRPSDPPTAEVQVSR, encoded by the coding sequence GTGACCGGAGGCGTCCGGCACCTGCTCCGGCAGCGGTCGGTCGCGCGGTTCAGCCTGCTGCTCCTGGTGCTCGGCCTCTTCGGCCTGGTGCTGCTGCTGGCGCCCCGGCCCGAGGTGGTCGAGCTGCCCCGGCTGGCCGACCGGCTCGGTCCGCTGGCTCCGGTCGCGGCGATCGGCGGCGGCGCGCTGCTGCTTGTCGCACTGGTGCCCCGGACGGCGATCACGGTGGTCTGGGGGGCGATCTTCGGACCGCTGCTCGGTGCCGGCTACACGCTGGCCGCCGCCCTGCTCGCCGCGCTCGCCGGCTTCGCGGTCGGCCGGCTGCTCGGTCGGGAGTTCGTCGCGGAACGGGTACGCGGCCGGCTGGCCCGGCTGGACGGCTGGTTCGCCCGGCAGAGCGTGCTCGGGGTGATTAGCGTCCGGCTGGTTCCGCTCGGCGGCTTCGGTCTGATCAGCTACGGCTACGGCACCACCGGCGCCCGGCTGGCACCGTTCCTGCTGGGCAGCGTGCTGGCCGCCGTCCCGTCCGCGTTCGGCTACGCGGCGGTGGGCGCGGCGGCGGTCTCCCCGGACGAGGTGAACTGGCTGGCGGTCTCCCCGGGCGCACTGGGCCTGGTCGCCACCGCCGTGCTGGCGGGGCGCTGGTGGCGGGCGGAGCGCGCCGGTCGGGCCACCCGTCCGTCCGACCCACCGACGGCAGAGGTGCAGGTAAGCCGGTAA
- a CDS encoding (2Fe-2S)-binding protein: protein MRLTVNGTLRNLLVEPRVSLLDALRDRLDLTGTKKGCNQGACGACTVWVDKRRVLACLTLAITCETREITTIEGLAEGDEPHPMQSAFVSQDAFQCGYCTPGQIMSAVAFLAEGHPTDDAAIREWMSGNICRCAAYPNIRAAIRQVCEEAGTGGPDAAD, encoded by the coding sequence GTGCGGCTGACCGTCAACGGCACCCTGCGCAACCTCCTGGTCGAACCCCGGGTCAGCCTGCTGGACGCGCTGCGCGACCGGCTCGACCTCACCGGCACCAAGAAGGGCTGCAACCAGGGCGCCTGCGGCGCCTGCACGGTCTGGGTCGACAAGCGGCGGGTGCTGGCCTGCCTCACCCTGGCGATCACCTGCGAGACCCGGGAGATCACCACGATCGAGGGACTCGCCGAGGGCGACGAACCGCACCCGATGCAGTCGGCCTTCGTCAGCCAGGACGCCTTCCAGTGCGGGTACTGCACCCCGGGGCAGATCATGTCGGCGGTCGCGTTCCTCGCCGAGGGGCACCCGACGGACGACGCGGCGATCCGGGAGTGGATGAGCGGCAACATCTGCCGGTGTGCGGCGTACCCGAACATCCGGGCCGCGATCCGGCAGGTCTGCGAAGAGGCCGGGACGGGCGGGCCCGATGCGGCCGATTAG
- a CDS encoding xanthine dehydrogenase family protein subunit M produces MRPISYSRVADVATAIGTVAADPGSTFLAGGTTEVDLQRIHVARSSRLVDINDLPLRRVEELPGGGVRIGAVARMSDVAQALPVRRRFPMVSQSLLLSASPQLRNMASIGGNLMQRTRCGYFRDVAAPCNKREPGTGCSAMHGVNRGHAVLGTSDRCIATHPSDLAVALVALDAVLLTQGPGGHRQIPADDFYLEPGQTPDREHPVAHGELVVAVEIPPLPMASTSIYLKVRDRESYEFALASAAVAVSLDAGVVTGVRLALGGIATKPWRARRAESVLVGAPATVESFRAAADAELAGAVSHGTNAYKIELARRTVVRALRTVTGDARMVSDDGNPP; encoded by the coding sequence ATGCGGCCGATTAGCTACTCCCGGGTGGCCGACGTGGCCACCGCGATCGGCACGGTCGCCGCCGACCCGGGCAGCACCTTCCTGGCCGGCGGCACCACCGAGGTCGACCTGCAACGCATCCACGTCGCCCGGTCGAGCCGGCTGGTGGACATCAACGACCTGCCGCTGCGCCGGGTCGAGGAACTGCCCGGCGGCGGGGTACGGATCGGCGCCGTCGCCCGGATGAGCGACGTCGCCCAGGCCCTGCCGGTCCGCCGCCGGTTCCCGATGGTCTCCCAGTCCCTGCTGCTCAGCGCCTCACCGCAACTGCGCAACATGGCCTCGATCGGCGGCAACCTGATGCAGCGCACCCGCTGCGGCTACTTCCGGGACGTGGCGGCACCCTGCAACAAGCGCGAGCCGGGCACCGGATGCTCGGCGATGCACGGGGTCAACCGGGGCCACGCGGTCCTCGGCACCAGCGACCGATGCATCGCCACCCACCCGTCGGACCTGGCCGTCGCACTCGTCGCGCTGGACGCCGTGCTGCTCACCCAGGGTCCGGGTGGGCACCGGCAGATCCCCGCCGACGACTTCTACCTCGAACCCGGGCAGACCCCGGACCGGGAGCACCCGGTCGCACACGGCGAACTCGTGGTGGCCGTGGAGATCCCGCCGCTGCCGATGGCGAGCACCTCGATCTACCTGAAGGTGCGGGACCGGGAGTCGTACGAGTTCGCGCTCGCCTCGGCGGCCGTCGCCGTCTCGCTGGACGCCGGGGTGGTCACCGGGGTACGGCTGGCGCTGGGCGGGATCGCGACGAAACCGTGGCGGGCCCGGCGGGCCGAGTCGGTGCTGGTCGGCGCCCCGGCCACCGTGGAGTCGTTCCGGGCTGCCGCCGACGCGGAACTGGCCGGCGCGGTGTCGCACGGGACGAACGCGTACAAGATCGAACTGGCCCGGCGCACGGTCGTCCGGGCGCTGCGCACGGTCACCGGCGACGCCCGGATGGTCAGCGACGACGGGAACCCACCGTGA